One genomic segment of Desulfovibrio sp. JC010 includes these proteins:
- a CDS encoding YigZ family protein: MKNKAYPVPGKAVRTEEIIKKSRFICDLCQVQDREQAKKFIAAIKSEFPDARHHCSAFIGGPPQTGDMGMSDDGEPQGTAGKPMLQVLQGSGIGEIAAVVTRYFGGIKLGTGGLVRAYSGAVQQGLEELEVVMKVPMRMLTLEISYAQEGMLRRMLDEYRAEIEEQSFGASLMFTLIMPSDQVEAFCARIIEDTNGTAELLVEEEDIWR, encoded by the coding sequence ATGAAAAACAAAGCCTACCCTGTTCCTGGAAAAGCAGTCCGTACTGAAGAAATAATCAAGAAAAGCCGTTTCATCTGTGACCTATGTCAAGTTCAGGACCGTGAGCAGGCCAAAAAGTTCATTGCTGCCATCAAAAGCGAATTCCCGGACGCGCGGCACCACTGCTCCGCTTTCATTGGCGGACCGCCCCAGACCGGAGATATGGGCATGAGCGATGACGGAGAACCGCAGGGCACGGCGGGCAAGCCCATGCTTCAGGTATTGCAGGGAAGCGGTATCGGAGAGATAGCCGCTGTGGTCACCAGATATTTCGGTGGGATAAAGCTAGGAACAGGCGGGCTGGTGCGGGCTTACTCTGGAGCGGTACAGCAAGGATTGGAAGAACTGGAAGTGGTCATGAAGGTACCCATGCGCATGCTGACCCTTGAAATTTCCTACGCGCAGGAAGGCATGCTGCGGCGCATGCTCGATGAGTACCGGGCTGAAATCGAGGAGCAATCCTTCGGGGCCAGCCTCATGTTTACGCTGATCATGCCTTCGGATCAGGTGGAAGCCTTTTGTGCACGGATCATAGAAGACACCAACGGCACGGCTGAGTTATTGGTAGAAGAGGAAGATATCTGGAGATAA
- a CDS encoding DVU0772 family protein: protein MGSLRDYKNWDIDWEMTPEDAVTLYLEWGNHPWDSKFAPVTSKNDYTNYFTVYLWDDKPRVLFVRRNSEEARELMSIELPRDIAERFRKSVGNLKGNYPVNTEVREWIESQMNN from the coding sequence ATGGGAAGCCTCAGAGATTACAAGAATTGGGACATTGATTGGGAAATGACTCCTGAAGATGCAGTAACCCTGTACCTTGAGTGGGGTAACCATCCTTGGGATTCCAAGTTTGCACCGGTAACTTCCAAGAATGACTACACAAACTATTTTACCGTCTACCTGTGGGATGACAAGCCGAGGGTGCTTTTCGTGCGCAGGAATTCGGAAGAGGCTCGTGAACTGATGAGCATTGAACTGCCCAGGGATATTGCTGAAAGGTTCAGGAAGTCTGTCGGTAACCTTAAGGGTAATTACCCGGTTAATACCGAAGTGAGAGAATGGATTGAATCGCAGATGAATAATTAG